A DNA window from Phragmites australis chromosome 11, lpPhrAust1.1, whole genome shotgun sequence contains the following coding sequences:
- the LOC133884296 gene encoding gibberellin 2-beta-dioxygenase 1-like, whose translation MVVPSTTPVRQETAALSTPAHGGAGGIPTVDMSAPDGRAALSRQVARACAEQGFFRAVNHCVLPGPAARLDAATAAFFALAPHDKQRAGPPSPLGYGCRSIGFNGDAGELEYLLLHANPAAVAHRARSIDTIDPSRFSTVVNEYVEAVKQLACEILDLLGEGLGLKDPGSFSNLITDTDSDSLLRINHYPPACTIHKLDHDDQCKMKSNVRTKTGNGANPGAQIGFGEHSDPQILSLLRANDVNGLQVLLPKGDGKEVWVQVRADPSAFFVNVGDLLQALTNGRLVSVRHRVIASACRPRLSTIYFAAPPLHARISPLQETITAGSPRQYRPFTWAEYKKTMYSLRLSHSRLDLFHVDDDENSNVNKGEQE comes from the exons ATGGTGGTGCCTTCGACGACGCCGGTGCGCCAAGAGACGGCGGCTCTGTCGACACCGGCCCACGGCGGAGCCGGCGGCATACCAACGGTGGACATGTCCGCGCCGGACGGCCGCGCCGCGCTGTCGCGGCAGGTGGCGCGGGCTTGCGCGGAGCAGGGCTTCTTCCGGGCGGTTAACCATTGCGTGCTGCCGGGTCCCGCCGCGCGGCTGGACGCCGCCACCGCGGCCTTCTTCGCGCTGGCGCCGCACGACAAGCAGCGCGCCGGCCCGCCGAGCCCGCTCGGCTACGGCTGCCGCAGCATCGGCTTCAACGGCGACGCCGGCGAGCTCGAGTACCTGCTCCTCCACGCCAACCCCGCCGCCGTGGCGCACAGGGCCAGGTCCATCGACACCATTGACCCCTCGCGCTTCAG TACTGTGGTGAACGAGTATGTGGAAGCAGTGAAGCAGCTTGCATGTGAGATCCTGGACCTGTTAGGAGAGGGGCTAGGGCTCAAGGACCCCGGATCCttcagcaacctcatcacagaCACCGACAGCGACTCCCTCCTGAGGATCAACCACTACCCTCCAGCATGCACCATTCACAAGCTTGACCATGACGACCAATGCAAGATGAAGAGCAATGTCAGAACCAAGACTGGCAATGGCGCGAACCCAGGTGCACAGATCGGGTTCGGTGAGCACTCTGACCCGCAGATCCTTAGCTTGCTCCGAGCAAACGACGTCAATGGGCTGCAGGTGCTTCTGCCGAAGGGCGACGGCAAGGAGGTGTGGGTTCAGGTGAGGGCTGACCCATCAGCTTTCTTCGTCAATGTTGGTGATCTCCTCCAG GCTCTGACAAATGGGAGGTTGGTAAGCGTCCGGCACAGGGTAATTGCAAGTGCCTGCAGGCCAAGGCTGTCCACAATCTACTTTGCAGCTCCTCCACTGCACGCTCGAATTTCGCCGCTCCAAGAGacaatcactgctggttcaccACGCCAGTACCGACCCTTCACCTGGGCCGAGTACAAGAAAACAATGTACTCGCTCCGCCTCAGCCACAGCCGCCTCGACCTCTTccatgttgatgatgatgagaaCAGCAATGTCAACAAAGGAGAACAAGAATAA